One Paenarthrobacter aurescens TC1 DNA window includes the following coding sequences:
- the rplJ gene encoding ribosomal protein L10 (identified by match to protein family HMM PF00466) — protein sequence MTTPSKISAVAEITNDFKESNAAVLTEYRGLTVAQLKELRVALGQDTKFSVVKNTLSAIAAKEAGVEAFNDQLAGPTAIAFIKGDAVAAAKSLTDFAKANKQLVIKTGVFEGKALDAAGVAALAALESRELQLARVAGVLKAPASAAARIIDALRLKLEEEGGASAPAAEEAPAAEEAAAEEVAAPAEAAEAATEEN from the coding sequence ATGACAACGCCTAGCAAGATCTCCGCAGTTGCAGAGATCACCAACGATTTCAAGGAATCGAACGCGGCTGTCCTGACCGAATACCGCGGGCTCACTGTTGCACAGCTCAAGGAACTGCGTGTTGCGCTCGGCCAGGACACCAAGTTCTCGGTCGTCAAGAACACCCTGAGTGCCATTGCAGCCAAGGAAGCTGGAGTTGAAGCATTCAACGATCAGCTCGCCGGCCCTACTGCAATCGCCTTCATCAAGGGTGACGCTGTTGCTGCTGCCAAGAGCCTGACGGACTTTGCCAAGGCCAACAAGCAGCTGGTTATCAAGACCGGCGTCTTCGAAGGCAAGGCATTGGACGCAGCAGGAGTTGCCGCACTGGCAGCCCTCGAGTCCCGCGAGCTGCAGCTTGCACGTGTTGCTGGTGTCCTCAAGGCTCCCGCATCCGCTGCTGCACGCATCATCGACGCTCTGCGCCTCAAGCTTGAAGAAGAGGGCGGCGCATCTGCACCGGCCGCTGAAGAAGCCCCGGCCGCTGAAGAGGCTGCTGCTGAAGAGGTTGCGGCTCCGGCCGAAGCCGCTGAAGCTGCAACCGAAGAGAACTAA
- a CDS encoding acetyltransferase, GNAT family protein (identified by match to protein family HMM PF00583): MTVDEAKTVHIEQLWVPDTLDSPDAADFLDAVEVGRRVRMETWGSDDLAYTPLEKLLELSDPYERQVLLVAKVEGVIVGTVDIALPLADNLDLAEFTLDILPEFQGQGVGRQLLEAAEQLARAEGRTMALVDTNHPATSLTEIPEDQLIPGSGAGFVPVSSREVDFAKRAGYTLQHIEQFSSCVLPLDSKLVGDLQLEAEEANGGRYTLHHWTDRCPEPWLEAVAALENAAGEVVRDEGDEDAPEVEASGMVFDATVLRETEDAALAQGRRTVVTAVEHVESGRLVGLTTISVLAHRQDVVFQDDTLVLQEHRGNKLGLLIKVANMERLSEQFPDARVIYTWNAPENRYLLTVNKQLGFTTAGVTGLWQKELPGRLSGATSSD; this comes from the coding sequence ATGACTGTAGACGAGGCGAAGACCGTTCACATCGAGCAGCTGTGGGTGCCTGACACCCTGGACAGCCCCGACGCCGCTGATTTCCTGGACGCCGTTGAAGTGGGGCGCCGGGTACGCATGGAGACCTGGGGGAGCGACGACCTCGCCTACACGCCCTTGGAAAAGCTGTTGGAGTTATCCGACCCCTATGAGCGCCAAGTTCTTCTGGTGGCAAAAGTAGAGGGCGTCATTGTGGGCACGGTGGACATTGCCTTGCCATTGGCGGACAACCTTGACCTGGCTGAGTTCACCTTGGACATCCTTCCCGAGTTCCAGGGGCAAGGAGTCGGCCGTCAGTTGCTGGAGGCCGCGGAGCAGCTCGCGCGGGCAGAGGGACGAACCATGGCCTTGGTGGATACCAACCATCCGGCAACGTCGCTCACTGAGATACCCGAGGATCAGTTGATTCCGGGGAGCGGCGCTGGTTTTGTTCCTGTGAGCAGCAGGGAGGTGGACTTCGCCAAGCGGGCCGGATACACCCTTCAGCACATCGAACAGTTCAGCTCATGCGTCTTGCCCCTGGATTCCAAGCTTGTGGGAGACCTGCAGCTCGAAGCCGAAGAAGCCAATGGGGGCAGGTACACGCTGCACCACTGGACGGACCGTTGCCCCGAGCCCTGGCTGGAAGCCGTGGCCGCGCTGGAAAACGCCGCTGGTGAGGTAGTCCGTGACGAAGGGGACGAAGACGCGCCGGAAGTTGAAGCGAGCGGAATGGTTTTCGACGCAACCGTACTCCGCGAAACTGAGGACGCAGCCTTGGCGCAGGGTCGGCGCACGGTGGTGACCGCCGTCGAGCATGTTGAGAGCGGGCGGCTGGTGGGCCTGACAACCATCAGTGTCCTTGCACACCGCCAGGACGTGGTTTTTCAGGACGATACGCTGGTCCTGCAGGAGCACCGGGGTAACAAGCTCGGCTTGTTGATCAAGGTTGCCAACATGGAACGGCTGAGTGAGCAGTTCCCGGACGCCCGGGTCATCTATACCTGGAACGCCCCCGAGAACAGGTACCTCCTGACCGTGAACAAGCAGCTGGGATTCACCACTGCGGGTGTCACCGGACTGTGGCAGAAGGAACTTCCGGGCAGGTTGTCGGGCGCCACGTCATCCGACTAG
- a CDS encoding putative acetyltransferase, GNAT family protein (identified by match to protein family HMM PF00583): MSSSNSSANGRLSVDRIPVPSNPDAEGAPEFLSFHELDVAHHLELWGDLDRCSTLAEAVLFWQGNEYEERHVFLARLDEVVVGRGTLTLPLSENTTTAGVDVLVDSAYRRRGFGSKILAVLEEQARERDRVSFDAFCSEPIRLLVPGAGLLEAKSGTGGVPLDTASTAFALHHGYSLEQVETNSTRPLPVEEELLRELEEQATTRAAGYSVIGWKDRCPDDLVDMFARQKSVMSTEVPIAGLGWEGEEWDANRVRLEESTWLAGGVAFTAAVARHDATGELAAYTVLTHREATPGMVYQEDTLVAPGHRGHRLGMLVKIANLRRAVELWPAATSVMTWNANENRHMLAINIALGFKPSGFDGEWQKRLE, from the coding sequence GTGTCGTCGTCGAACTCTTCCGCAAACGGCAGGTTGTCCGTGGACAGAATCCCGGTCCCCTCAAATCCTGACGCCGAGGGGGCACCCGAGTTCCTCTCCTTCCACGAGCTCGATGTCGCCCACCACCTGGAACTGTGGGGGGACCTGGACCGTTGCTCCACGCTGGCCGAAGCTGTCCTCTTCTGGCAGGGCAATGAGTACGAAGAACGGCACGTGTTCCTGGCGCGCCTCGACGAAGTGGTGGTGGGCCGCGGCACGCTGACGTTACCGCTGAGTGAAAACACGACGACGGCGGGTGTGGACGTCCTGGTGGACTCCGCCTATCGTCGGCGGGGCTTTGGGTCGAAGATCCTCGCTGTGCTGGAAGAACAGGCCCGGGAGCGGGATCGCGTGTCCTTTGATGCGTTTTGCTCTGAGCCAATCAGGCTCCTCGTCCCGGGTGCCGGGTTGTTGGAGGCAAAGTCCGGTACTGGCGGCGTCCCGCTGGATACGGCCTCCACGGCTTTCGCCTTGCACCACGGCTATTCCCTGGAGCAGGTGGAAACCAACAGCACGCGGCCCCTTCCGGTCGAGGAAGAGCTCCTGCGGGAGCTGGAAGAGCAGGCAACAACGCGGGCAGCCGGCTACAGCGTGATCGGCTGGAAGGATCGCTGCCCGGATGACCTAGTGGACATGTTCGCCAGGCAAAAAAGCGTCATGAGCACTGAGGTGCCTATCGCAGGCCTGGGCTGGGAGGGCGAGGAATGGGATGCCAACCGCGTCCGTCTTGAGGAATCCACCTGGCTGGCAGGCGGGGTTGCTTTCACTGCGGCTGTTGCCCGACATGACGCTACGGGGGAGCTGGCGGCCTACACCGTCCTCACCCACCGCGAAGCCACCCCGGGCATGGTCTACCAGGAGGACACGTTGGTTGCTCCCGGGCACCGCGGTCATCGCCTTGGCATGCTGGTCAAGATTGCCAATCTTCGCCGTGCGGTGGAGTTGTGGCCGGCCGCCACGTCGGTGATGACGTGGAACGCCAATGAAAACCGGCATATGCTGGCCATAAATATCGCCCTAGGATTCAAGCCTTCCGGCTTTGACGGCGAATGGCAGAAACGGCTGGAATGA